Proteins co-encoded in one Waddliaceae bacterium genomic window:
- a CDS encoding ATP-dependent Clp protease proteolytic subunit yields MSLTPYVIEDTGRGERSMDIYSRLLKDRIIFLGTQVDDQVANVIVAQLLFLKMEDPKKDIHLYINTPGGYISAGMAIYDTLRFLGCDVNTYCIGQAASMGAFLLAAGTKGKRFALPNSRVMIHQPSGGVGGTSSDIALQAEEIIKTKKKLTAILAECTGQTVEKISEDSDRDYYMTAEEACEYGIIDEVITVAKEL; encoded by the coding sequence ATGTCTTTAACACCATACGTTATAGAAGACACCGGGCGCGGTGAGCGTTCGATGGATATTTATTCACGACTTCTTAAAGATAGGATAATATTCCTAGGGACACAGGTCGATGATCAGGTTGCTAATGTCATCGTCGCACAGCTGTTATTCCTTAAGATGGAAGACCCTAAGAAAGATATACACCTGTATATCAACACCCCAGGGGGATACATCTCCGCAGGGATGGCGATATATGACACGCTGCGTTTCTTGGGATGCGATGTCAACACATACTGCATAGGACAGGCAGCGTCGATGGGGGCATTCCTCCTAGCAGCAGGAACTAAAGGCAAACGCTTCGCTCTTCCTAATAGCCGTGTTATGATACACCAGCCGTCGGGAGGCGTTGGTGGAACCTCATCGGATATAGCTTTACAAGCAGAAGAGATAATAAAGACGAAGAAAAAACTTACAGCGATACTAGCAGAATGTACAGGACAGACCGTAGAGAAGATCTCCGAAGACTCCGATAGAGATTACTATATGACCGCCGAAGAAGCCTGCGAATATGGTATTATCGATGAAGTCATCACCGTTGCTAAAGAACTATAA